GACAGGTCGTCGAAGATGATCAGGACGTGCTTGCCCTCGTACATCCACTGCTGGCCGATGGCCGAACCGGTGTACGGCGCCAGGTACTTGAAGCCGGCCGGGTCGGACGCCGGGGCGGCGACGATGGTCGTGTACTCCAGGGCGCCGTTCTCCTCCAGCGCGCGGCGCACGCCGGCGATGGTGGAGCCCTTCTGGCCGATGGCGACGTAGATGCAGCGGACCTGCTTCTTCGGGTCGCCGGTGCGCCAGTTGTCGCGCTGGTTGATGATCGTGTCGACGGCCAGGGCGGTCTTGCCGGTCTGGCGGTCACCGATGATCAGCTGACGCTGACCACGGCCGATCGGGGTCATCGCGTCGACGGCCTTGTAGCCGGTCTCCATCGGCTCGTGCACCGACTTGCGCTGCATGACCGTGGGGGCCTGCAGTTCCAGCGCACGGCGGCCGGACGTCTCGATCTCGCCGAGGCCGTCGATCGGGTTGCCGAGCGGGTCGACGACGCGGCCGAGGTAGCCCTCGCCGACCGCCACGGAGAGGACCTCACCGGTACGCGTGACCGGCTGACCCTCCTCGATGCCGCTGAACTCACCGAGGACGATGGCACCGATCTCGCGCTCCTCGAGGTTGAGGGCGAGGCCGAGGGTGCCGTCCTCGAACTTCAGCAGTTCGTTGGCCATGGCCGAGGGAAGACCCTCGATCTTCGCGATGCCGTCGCCGGCAAGGGTGACCGTACCGACCTCCTCGCGCGAGGCCGCGTCCGGCTTGTACGACTGGACGAAGTTCTCCAGCGCGTCCCGGATCTCCTCCGGCCGGATCGTGAGCTCCGCCATCTGGGTTCCCTGCTCTCCTTGTTGGGCCCGAAGTTTCACTTGGGGGGGATGGGGACTCCCCCCTGTAAGAGGTGAATCCTCTGCACGGCCCAACCAGGGCCGTAATTGCGTACTGCTTTTTGAGTTGCTGCTAGCTCGCCATGCGGCGGGCGGCGTCGTCCAGCCGGTCCGCGAGGGAGCCGTTGATGACCTCGTCACCGACCTGCACCCGGATGCCGCCGATCACCTCGGGGTCCACGTCCAGGTTGAGGTGCATCCGCCGGCCGTAGAGCTTGGCGAGGGCGGCGCCGAGGCGCTGCTTCTGGCCGTCGCCCAGCGGCACCGCCGAGGTGACGACGGCGACCATGCGATCCCGGCGCTCGGCGGCGAGCTTGGACAGGGACTCCAGTCCCGCTTCCAGGCTACGTCCACGCGGCGCGGTCACAAGGCGCGTCACCAGACGCTCGGTGACCGGCTTGGCCCGTCCGCCGAGCAGCCGGTGCAGCAGCTCGGTCTTGGCGGCCGGGCCGGCGGCACGGTCGGTCAGCGCGGCGCGCAGCTCGGTGCTGGAGGAGACGATCCGGCCGAACCGGAACAGCTCGTCCTCGGCGTCGTCGAGCGTGCTCGTCCGCTCCGCGGCCGTGAGGTCGGCCATGTTGGCCAGCTCCTCCAGCGCGTCCACCAGGTCGCGGGGCTGCGACCAGCGGGAGCGCGCCATTCCGGCCACCAGGTCGGCGGTGGGCCCGCTGACCTGGCCACCGATCAGTCGCTGGACCAGCTGCGCCTTGGCCTCTGCGGGCTGCGCCGGGTCGGTGAGGACCCGGCGCAGGCCGGCCTCGCGGTCGAGCAGCGCGGTGACGGCCGCCAGCTCGTCCGCGAGCGATGCGGCGTCCACGGACGTGGAGTCCGTCAGCGCGTCGAGACGCTCACGTGCGGCTGCCAGGGCCTCGCGGCTCGCTCCGTTCATCGCGTGGCCTCGGCCTTCTCCTCGAGCTCGTCGAGGAAGCGGTCGATCACACGGCTCTGGCGGGCGTGGTCCTCGAGGGACTCGCCGACGAGCTTGCCGGCCAGTTCGGTGGCGAGCTTGCCGACGTCCTGACGCAGCGTCTGCGCGGCGGCCTTGCGGTCGGCCTCGATCTGGGCGTGACCGGCGGTGACGATCTCCTCGCGCTGCCGCTGGCCCTCGGCCCGCATCTCGGCGATGAGCGCGGCACCCTGCTCCTGCGCCTCCTGGCGCAGGCGCGCGGCCTCGTGCCGGGCCTCGGCGAGCTGAGCCTTGTACTGCTCAAGGACGCTCGCGGCCTCCACCTTCATGGCGTCGGCCTCTTCGATACCGCCTTCGATCGCCGCGCGGCGCTCCTCCAGAACCTTGTTGATGTTCGGAAGCAGCTTCTTCCAGAAGAAGAAGAACACGATGGCGAAGGCGATGGTGCCGACGAGCAGCTCGGGCTTCTCGGGAACGAGCGGGTTCTGCTCGGTCTCGGCCGCCAGCTGTACCAGGTTGGCGATCACATCAGTGCCTTTCGTCGAAACGTGTCGGTGGGTGGGCTAATTACCGACCGAACACGAACGGCATAACGATGCCGATGAGGGCGAGCGCCTCACAGAAGGCGAAGCCCAGGATCTGGTTGGCGCGGATCAGACCGGCGGCCTCGGGCTGGCGGGCCAGGGCCTGCGTACCGTTACCGAAGATGATGCCGACGCCGATGCCGGGGCCGATCGCAGCGAGGCCGTAGCCGATCGAGCCGACGGAGCCGTGAACACCAGCGGTGGCGGCGAGGGTCTCAAGAGCAGCGGACATGCCGGTTCTTCCTTCTCTTTCATGGACCGGTGGGGGTTGGCCACCGGACGTCTGGGGGTTGGCGGGGGTGGTACGGCTCAGTGGTGCTCGGCGAGAGCGCCCTGAATGTAGGAACAGGCAAGGAGTACGAAGACGTACG
Above is a genomic segment from Streptomyces fodineus containing:
- the atpA gene encoding F0F1 ATP synthase subunit alpha — its product is MAELTIRPEEIRDALENFVQSYKPDAASREEVGTVTLAGDGIAKIEGLPSAMANELLKFEDGTLGLALNLEEREIGAIVLGEFSGIEEGQPVTRTGEVLSVAVGEGYLGRVVDPLGNPIDGLGEIETSGRRALELQAPTVMQRKSVHEPMETGYKAVDAMTPIGRGQRQLIIGDRQTGKTALAVDTIINQRDNWRTGDPKKQVRCIYVAIGQKGSTIAGVRRALEENGALEYTTIVAAPASDPAGFKYLAPYTGSAIGQQWMYEGKHVLIIFDDLSKQADAYRAVSLLLRRPPGREAYPGDVFYLHSRLLERCAKLSDDMGAGSMTGLPIVETKANDVSAFIPTNVISITDGQCFLESDLFNAGQRPALNVGISVSRVGGSAQHKAMRQVSGRLRVDLAQFRELEAFAAFGSDLDAASKAQLERGSRMVELLKQDQYQPMATEDQVVSVWAGTNGRMDDVPVADIRRFEKELIDFLHRKHQGLMTSIKEGAKMSDDTIQAIDDAVAEFKKQFETSDGKLLGEDVPAAAAK
- a CDS encoding F0F1 ATP synthase subunit delta, translating into MNGASREALAAARERLDALTDSTSVDAASLADELAAVTALLDREAGLRRVLTDPAQPAEAKAQLVQRLIGGQVSGPTADLVAGMARSRWSQPRDLVDALEELANMADLTAAERTSTLDDAEDELFRFGRIVSSSTELRAALTDRAAGPAAKTELLHRLLGGRAKPVTERLVTRLVTAPRGRSLEAGLESLSKLAAERRDRMVAVVTSAVPLGDGQKQRLGAALAKLYGRRMHLNLDVDPEVIGGIRVQVGDEVINGSLADRLDDAARRMAS
- a CDS encoding F0F1 ATP synthase subunit B; translation: MIANLVQLAAETEQNPLVPEKPELLVGTIAFAIVFFFFWKKLLPNINKVLEERRAAIEGGIEEADAMKVEAASVLEQYKAQLAEARHEAARLRQEAQEQGAALIAEMRAEGQRQREEIVTAGHAQIEADRKAAAQTLRQDVGKLATELAGKLVGESLEDHARQSRVIDRFLDELEEKAEATR
- the atpE gene encoding ATP synthase F0 subunit C, which codes for MSAALETLAATAGVHGSVGSIGYGLAAIGPGIGVGIIFGNGTQALARQPEAAGLIRANQILGFAFCEALALIGIVMPFVFGR